Proteins encoded by one window of Mycolicibacterium cosmeticum:
- a CDS encoding ferritin: MTDASTLDTKFNTLLREQIRAEFTASQQYIAVAVYCDGSDLPQLAAHFYAQSVEERNHAMMLVQYLLDRDLDVEIPGIDAVLNSFDTPAQALRLALEQERTVTEQITRLASVAREEGDYLGEQFMQWFLKEQVEEVATMSSLVRIAERAGANLFHLEDFVARELARGAADPSAPKAAGGNL, encoded by the coding sequence ATGACCGACGCGAGCACTCTCGACACCAAATTCAACACTCTGCTGCGCGAGCAGATCCGGGCCGAATTCACCGCGTCGCAGCAATACATCGCCGTCGCCGTGTACTGCGATGGATCCGATCTGCCGCAGCTGGCCGCGCACTTCTACGCCCAGTCGGTCGAGGAGCGCAATCACGCCATGATGCTGGTCCAGTACCTGCTCGACCGGGACCTGGATGTCGAGATCCCCGGCATCGATGCCGTGCTCAACTCCTTCGACACCCCGGCGCAGGCGCTGCGGCTCGCTCTCGAGCAGGAACGCACCGTCACCGAGCAGATCACCCGGCTGGCCAGCGTCGCCCGCGAAGAGGGCGACTACCTCGGCGAGCAGTTCATGCAGTGGTTCCTCAAGGAGCAGGTCGAGGAGGTGGCCACCATGTCGTCTCTGGTCCGGATCGCCGAGCGCGCCGGAGCCAACCTGTTCCACCTGGAGGACTTCGTCGCCCGCGAACTCGCGCGCGGCGCCGCCGACCCCAGCGCGCCGAAGGCCGCCGGCGGCAACCTCTAG
- a CDS encoding glycerophosphodiester phosphodiesterase, which yields MTAGDAGATGPARSEPTPGPAADRHPFVVAHRGASAERPEHTLAAYELALQEGADGVECDVRLTRDGHLVCVHDRRVDRTSDGTGLVSEMTLAQLRELDFGSWHAGWRESGGTGDTGLLTLDALITLVLDWKRPVKLFIETKHPVRYGALVESKVLAVLHRYGIAAPASADLARAVVMSFSAAAVWRIRRAAPMLPTVLLGETSRYLGGSAATTVGATAVGPSIATLREHPELVDRAAAQGRALYCWTVDHYEDVRYCRDVGVGWVATNHPGRTKDWLQNGLTGVGRD from the coding sequence ATGACCGCGGGCGACGCCGGGGCGACTGGGCCGGCCAGATCGGAACCGACACCGGGACCGGCGGCCGACCGGCACCCCTTCGTCGTCGCGCACCGCGGTGCGTCGGCCGAGCGCCCCGAGCACACCCTGGCCGCTTACGAGCTGGCGCTGCAGGAGGGTGCCGACGGCGTCGAATGCGATGTGCGACTGACCAGGGATGGCCACCTGGTGTGCGTGCACGACCGCCGTGTCGACCGCACCTCCGACGGCACCGGGCTGGTCAGCGAGATGACCCTGGCCCAGCTTCGTGAGCTCGATTTCGGGTCCTGGCACGCCGGCTGGCGCGAGAGCGGCGGCACCGGCGATACCGGGCTGCTGACGCTGGACGCGTTGATCACGCTGGTGCTGGACTGGAAGCGGCCGGTCAAACTGTTCATCGAGACCAAACACCCGGTGCGCTACGGCGCCCTGGTGGAGAGCAAGGTGCTGGCGGTGCTGCACCGGTACGGCATCGCGGCACCGGCCTCGGCCGATCTGGCCAGAGCGGTGGTCATGTCGTTCTCCGCCGCCGCGGTGTGGCGGATCCGGCGGGCGGCGCCGATGCTGCCCACCGTGCTGTTGGGGGAGACCTCGCGCTATCTCGGCGGCAGCGCGGCGACGACGGTGGGCGCCACCGCCGTCGGGCCGTCCATCGCCACCTTGCGGGAGCACCCCGAACTCGTCGACCGTGCCGCCGCCCAGGGCCGCGCCCTGTACTGCTGGACCGTGGACCATTACGAGGACGTGCGGTACTGCCGGGACGTCGGGGTGGGCTGGGTCGCCACCAATCACCCCGGCCGCACCAAGGACTGGCTGCAGAACGGGCTGACCGGGGTGGGCCGGGACTAG